The nucleotide sequence TGGCTTATTCAGATACCAGAAGGACGAGAAAATATACTTAAAGCTGAAGATTGGAATACTATGCGTATACGCGTTCAGGGAGAAAATGTTACAACATGGCTTAATGGAGAAGAAATGGCTTCAATTAGCGATGAAAAAATAGCTAAAGGGCAAGGACGAATCGCTCTGCAAATCCATGATGGAGGAGGGATTAAAGTTCTTTGGAAAAACCTGAATATTAAAACTTTGTAAATCACTTTTATTTAGTAATATATGAAAAACATATCTAGAAGAAACTTTCTAAAGACCGGTGCGGTAGCAGCTGCAGGTCTTACCATTGTTCCAGGAACAGTGATGGGAAAAGCGTTTGGGCATACAGCTCCAAGTGACAAACTGAATATCGCCGGTATCGGTGTAGGAGGTATGGGACGTCGTAACCTTGCCAATATGAAAACAGAAAACATTGTAGCACTTTGCGATGTAGACTGGCATTATGCAGATAAAACATTTAAAGATTATCCTGCTGCCAAGAAGTTCAAAGACTGGCGGGTTATGTTTGATGAGTTTGGCAAATCTATTGATGCTATCATGGTAGCAACACCAGACCACTCACATGCAGGAGTCACCGCTCATGCTATTACATTGGGTAAGCATTGCTATACACAGAAACCTCTCACCCACTCTGTTTACGAATCTCGGTTGTTAACCAAACTTGCACAAAAGTACAGGGTAGCGACACAAATGGGTAATCAAGGTAATTCTTTCGACTGGTGTCGGCAGATTGCAGAATGGATTCAGTCTGGAATTATTGGTGAAGTTACAGAAGTTCACTGTTGGACTGATCGTCCTATCTGGCCACAAGGTTTATCAGAGCCAAAAGGAACACCTAAATGTCCAAAAACACTAGATTGGAATTTATGGATTGGTTCTGCTAAAATGAGACCTTACAATGAAGCATATACCCCTTGGAATTGGAGAGGATTCTGGGATTTCGGAACTGGCGCCTTAGGAGATATGGCTTGCCATATCATGGACCCGTTATACTGGGCTCTGGATCTCAAATATCCGACCAGTGTTATCGGCAGTTCAACGCTTAGCAACCTCTATTCGCCGCC is from uncultured Macellibacteroides sp. and encodes:
- a CDS encoding Gfo/Idh/MocA family oxidoreductase — encoded protein: MKNISRRNFLKTGAVAAAGLTIVPGTVMGKAFGHTAPSDKLNIAGIGVGGMGRRNLANMKTENIVALCDVDWHYADKTFKDYPAAKKFKDWRVMFDEFGKSIDAIMVATPDHSHAGVTAHAITLGKHCYTQKPLTHSVYESRLLTKLAQKYRVATQMGNQGNSFDWCRQIAEWIQSGIIGEVTEVHCWTDRPIWPQGLSEPKGTPKCPKTLDWNLWIGSAKMRPYNEAYTPWNWRGFWDFGTGALGDMACHIMDPLYWALDLKYPTSVIGSSTLSNLYSPPQAQIVTYTFPARKPKGEVKMPEVKVLWYDGGLLPERPSELKDGEMMGDENGGIIFVGSKGKIMTGCYGMNPTLLPKSAMNHFKQPEPTIRRIKGGNGDIWNTNAHEQDWIRACKESAGNRTEASSNFSFSGPFNEMVVMGVLATRLSGLQGLHRELQWDGENMKFTNISPTDKIKLVTVDEYKVIDGDPRFDRRFAEFNALDMANEWIKHTYQNGFSLPDMPR